The Syngnathus scovelli strain Florida chromosome 19, RoL_Ssco_1.2, whole genome shotgun sequence region TGTAAAAACAGAGCAAGATCATGTGTGTCATGTCTTTCAGTCATTCACACGTTCAATTATTTCAAGATGGGCTCTCAAGTTGCAACGCTACCAGAGTACTTGGTGATGGCGTACGTTGACGGCGTTCAGATTCTGCAGTTTGACAGCTACCATAGGGAAACGAAAGCAATACATGACTGGGTGAACAAAATCACAGAAGATGATCCGGACTTCTGGAAGAGAGAGACGGAGTTCAATATTGGGAATGAGCAGGTCATGAAAGTCAACATTGAAACCGCTAAAAAGCGCTTCAACCAAACTGGAGGTTTGTTTACGTCAGCTCGTAAAATTCATTTCATGTGCTGGTCCACTTCATGACGAATAAACAGACGTGTCACTGCCGGCTCCTCTCCGATTACTGTCACTGAATCTTGGGTGTGATCCTTTCAGGTGTTCACATGATTCAGGTGATGAGAGGCTGTGAATGGGACGATGAGACGGGTGAGGTTGATGGTTGGCAGCACGTCCGTTACGACGGAGAAGACTTCCTATCATTTGAGGCGAAGACGATGACATGGATCGCAGCAAATCCACAAGCTTTCGTCACCAAATTGAAATTGGACCAAATAGACGGGTTTAATGAAGTCAGgaagaatattctcactgaggaGTGTCCTTTTGAGTTGAAGAAGCATGTGAGCAACGGGAGGGACTACCTGACGAGAACCGGTACGTTGTCCTCTCTCTCCACACATCCTCTTTCTTACACATTCTCTCCATCTTTCCTGCCCTCCTCACGCATTTTCCTCCATCTTTGCTTGTAGAGCTTCCCAAGGTGTTTCTCCTGCAGAAGACGTCTTCCTCTCCGGTCACCTGCCACGCCACGGGTTTCTACCCCAGGACATCGACCCTCTTTTGGAGGAAGAACGGCGAGGAGATCCACAAGGACGTGGAGATGGGGGAGACCCTCCCCAACCACGACGGAACCTTCCAGACCTCGGCCCACCTGAAAGTAGAGGTGACGCCCGCCGCGGAGCGGGAGTACGAATGCGTGTTCCGGCTGGCCGGCGTCTCGGAAGACATCGTCATCAAGCTGGACGCCGGAAGCATCCTGAGCAACGCACGCATCCGGGGTGAGCGTTTGTCGTGACTCAGACACGTCCCATTGGCTGTGGGGCTCTCGCCAGCGCTAAGGCTCGGTGTCACGACAACAGTCATTCGTCAACGTGTCTCTCTTCGTCGCACACGCTTTGCCatgtgaagaagaggaagactgGAAGAAGGCGATGGCCATCGGTGTCCCGTTGGTGGTCCTCATTCTGGTGGCGATGGCCATGGTGGCGGTGGTGATGGTCCTTGTCAAGCGTCTCAAATCCAAACAAGGTGAGCAACACAATTGTTTGCTCCGTCAGGAACATCCAAATGTACATTGTTTGCCTCGCGCCGTTTGTGACCATTCCTATACTCCTCTTGCTTCTCTTTTATTTCAGTCATATACTCTCAAGCTTgtaaagaggaaaagccaaaaagaaaagaagaagaagatgaagaaggaCAATTAAGTAAGTAAAATGTTTTCTGCTTCCTTTGAGCCACAATAACAAGGCAGCCATGTCATGTCAAGGTTCGATTGAAAGCTAAAGTGTCAATGAGGAGTCCC contains the following coding sequences:
- the LOC125986569 gene encoding H-2 class I histocompatibility antigen, Q10 alpha chain isoform X1, with translation MLGKNLLGLFVAAVQIYSVTPVIHTFNYFKMGSQVATLPEYLVMAYVDGVQILQFDSYHRETKAIHDWVNKITEDDPDFWKRETEFNIGNEQVMKVNIETAKKRFNQTGGVHMIQVMRGCEWDDETGEVDGWQHVRYDGEDFLSFEAKTMTWIAANPQAFVTKLKLDQIDGFNEVRKNILTEECPFELKKHVSNGRDYLTRTELPKVFLLQKTSSSPVTCHATGFYPRTSTLFWRKNGEEIHKDVEMGETLPNHDGTFQTSAHLKVEVTPAAEREYECVFRLAGVSEDIVIKLDAGSILSNARIREEEDWKKAMAIGVPLVVLILVAMAMVAVVMVLVKRLKSKQVIYSQACKEEKPKRKEEEDEEGQLNVSTYCESVSE
- the LOC125986569 gene encoding H-2 class I histocompatibility antigen, Q10 alpha chain isoform X2; protein product: MLGKNLLGLFVAAVQIYSVTPVIHTFNYFKMGSQVATLPEYLVMAYVDGVQILQFDSYHRETKAIHDWVNKITEDDPDFWKRETEFNIGNEQVMKVNIETAKKRFNQTGGVHMIQVMRGCEWDDETGEVDGWQHVRYDGEDFLSFEAKTMTWIAANPQAFVTKLKLDQIDGFNEVRKNILTEECPFELKKHVSNGRDYLTRTELPKVFLLQKTSSSPVTCHATGFYPRTSTLFWRKNGEEIHKDVEMGETLPNHDGTFQTSAHLKVEVTPAAEREYECVFRLAGVSEDIVIKLDAGSILSNARIREEEDWKKAMAIGVPLVVLILVAMAMVAVVMVLVKRLKSKQDVSTYCESVSE